Proteins encoded within one genomic window of Choristoneura fumiferana chromosome 28, NRCan_CFum_1, whole genome shotgun sequence:
- the Snx6 gene encoding sorting nexin 6 isoform X1, protein MLKCVAFSVPLDCVEETNHDPLSASTMSVQSPAAGDSAEKKKPSENVSLADNSLLVDISDALSEKEKVKFTVHTKTTLPEFQKAEFLVVRQHEEFVWLHDRYEENEQYAGYIIPPAPPRPDFDASREKLQRLGEGEGALTREEFLKMKEELEDEYLATFKKTVAMHEVFLQRLAAHPVFRNDSHLRVFLEYEQDLCAKPKGRMDLIGGLVRSMTTTTDEIYLGATVRDVNDFFEQETAFLQEYYSHLKEAVARVDRMTTKHKEVADAHIKLSSCITQLATREQPYTERFLTRTAETFDKCRKIEGRMASDQDLKLADTLRYYMRDAHAAKAVLVRRLRCLAAYEAANRNLEKARAKNKDVHAPQEVQEAEQAQADACARFEQLSARAREELIDFRTRRVAAFKKSLIDLAELEIKHARAQQELFRKSLQVLKECQ, encoded by the exons atgttgaAGTGCGTGGCATTTAGCGTACCTTTG GACTGTGTAGAAGAGACCAACCACGACCCCCTCTCGGCATCAACCATGTCTGTGCAGTCTCCCGCTGCAGGGGActctgctgagaagaagaaGCCCAGCGAGAATGTTTCTTTGGCCGATAACAGCTTGCTT GTAGACATATCAGATGCTCTCAGCGAAAAGGAGAAAGTCAAGTTCACGGTTCACACGAAGACAACATTGCCGGAGTTCCAGAAAGCTGAGTTTCTGGTTGTCCGGCAGCACGAGGAGTTTGTCTGGCTGCACGACAGATATGAGGAAAATGAACAGTATGCTGGTTATATT AtaccgccggcgccgccgcgtcCGGACTTCGACGCGTCGCGGGAAAAACTGCAGCGGctgggggagggggagggggcgCTCACCCGCGAGGAGTTCCTCAAGATGAAGGAGGAGCTTGAGGA CGAATACCTGGCAACATTCAAGAAGACAGTGGCGATGCACGAAGTGTTCCTCCAGCGGTTGGCGGCTCATCCCGTCTTCAGGAACGACTCTCATCTGCGAGTGTTTCTGGAGTACGAGCAGGATCTTTGCGCGAAGCCTAAAGGGCGTATGGACCTTATTGGAGGACTG GTCCGTTCAATGACGACGACGACTGACGAGATCTACCTCGGTGCGACCGTCCGCGACGTGAACGACTTCTTCGAGCAGGAGACAGCCTTCCTCCAGGAGTATTACTCGCATCTGAAGGAAGCCGTCGCGCGCGTGGACAGAATGACCACCAAGCATAAAG AGGTGGCGGACGCTCACATCAAACTGTCGTCCTGCATCACTCAGCTGGCGACGAGAGAACAGCCGTACACGGAGCGGTTCCTCACAAGAACTGCTGAGACCTTTGACAAGTGCAGG AAGATCGAGGGTCGAATGGCGTCGGATCAAGACTTGAAGCTGGCTGATACGCTACGGTACTATATGCGGGACGCGCACGCTGCCAAAGCTGTATTAGTAAGAAGACTTAG ATGTCTCGCAGCTTATGAGGCGGCCAACAGAAACCTGGAAAAAGCGCGAGCGAAGAACAAAGACGTTCATGCT CCGCAGGAAGTCCAGGAG GCCGAACAAGCGCAGGCAGACGCGTGTGCCCGCTTCGAGCAACTGTCCGCTAGAGCGAGAGAGGAGCTGATAGACTTTCGCACGCGACGCGTCGCCGCCTTCAAGAAAAG CCTCATAGATCTAGCGGAGTTGGAGATAAAGCATGCCCGTGCGCAACAAGAACTCTTCAGGAAATCTCTACAAGTGCTCAAGGAGTGCCAATAG
- the Snx6 gene encoding sorting nexin 6 isoform X3 — translation MMDCVEETNHDPLSASTMSVQSPAAGDSAEKKKPSENVSLADNSLLVDISDALSEKEKVKFTVHTKTTLPEFQKAEFLVVRQHEEFVWLHDRYEENEQYAGYIIPPAPPRPDFDASREKLQRLGEGEGALTREEFLKMKEELEDEYLATFKKTVAMHEVFLQRLAAHPVFRNDSHLRVFLEYEQDLCAKPKGRMDLIGGLVRSMTTTTDEIYLGATVRDVNDFFEQETAFLQEYYSHLKEAVARVDRMTTKHKEVADAHIKLSSCITQLATREQPYTERFLTRTAETFDKCRKIEGRMASDQDLKLADTLRYYMRDAHAAKAVLVRRLRCLAAYEAANRNLEKARAKNKDVHAPQEVQEAEQAQADACARFEQLSARAREELIDFRTRRVAAFKKSLIDLAELEIKHARAQQELFRKSLQVLKECQ, via the exons ATGATG GACTGTGTAGAAGAGACCAACCACGACCCCCTCTCGGCATCAACCATGTCTGTGCAGTCTCCCGCTGCAGGGGActctgctgagaagaagaaGCCCAGCGAGAATGTTTCTTTGGCCGATAACAGCTTGCTT GTAGACATATCAGATGCTCTCAGCGAAAAGGAGAAAGTCAAGTTCACGGTTCACACGAAGACAACATTGCCGGAGTTCCAGAAAGCTGAGTTTCTGGTTGTCCGGCAGCACGAGGAGTTTGTCTGGCTGCACGACAGATATGAGGAAAATGAACAGTATGCTGGTTATATT AtaccgccggcgccgccgcgtcCGGACTTCGACGCGTCGCGGGAAAAACTGCAGCGGctgggggagggggagggggcgCTCACCCGCGAGGAGTTCCTCAAGATGAAGGAGGAGCTTGAGGA CGAATACCTGGCAACATTCAAGAAGACAGTGGCGATGCACGAAGTGTTCCTCCAGCGGTTGGCGGCTCATCCCGTCTTCAGGAACGACTCTCATCTGCGAGTGTTTCTGGAGTACGAGCAGGATCTTTGCGCGAAGCCTAAAGGGCGTATGGACCTTATTGGAGGACTG GTCCGTTCAATGACGACGACGACTGACGAGATCTACCTCGGTGCGACCGTCCGCGACGTGAACGACTTCTTCGAGCAGGAGACAGCCTTCCTCCAGGAGTATTACTCGCATCTGAAGGAAGCCGTCGCGCGCGTGGACAGAATGACCACCAAGCATAAAG AGGTGGCGGACGCTCACATCAAACTGTCGTCCTGCATCACTCAGCTGGCGACGAGAGAACAGCCGTACACGGAGCGGTTCCTCACAAGAACTGCTGAGACCTTTGACAAGTGCAGG AAGATCGAGGGTCGAATGGCGTCGGATCAAGACTTGAAGCTGGCTGATACGCTACGGTACTATATGCGGGACGCGCACGCTGCCAAAGCTGTATTAGTAAGAAGACTTAG ATGTCTCGCAGCTTATGAGGCGGCCAACAGAAACCTGGAAAAAGCGCGAGCGAAGAACAAAGACGTTCATGCT CCGCAGGAAGTCCAGGAG GCCGAACAAGCGCAGGCAGACGCGTGTGCCCGCTTCGAGCAACTGTCCGCTAGAGCGAGAGAGGAGCTGATAGACTTTCGCACGCGACGCGTCGCCGCCTTCAAGAAAAG CCTCATAGATCTAGCGGAGTTGGAGATAAAGCATGCCCGTGCGCAACAAGAACTCTTCAGGAAATCTCTACAAGTGCTCAAGGAGTGCCAATAG
- the Snx6 gene encoding sorting nexin 6 isoform X2, whose translation MLKCVAFSVPLDCVEETNHDPLSASTMSVQSPAAGDSAEKKKPSENVSLADNSLLVDISDALSEKEKVKFTVHTKTTLPEFQKAEFLVVRQHEEFVWLHDRYEENEQYAGYIIPPAPPRPDFDASREKLQRLGEGEGALTREEFLKMKEELEDEYLATFKKTVAMHEVFLQRLAAHPVFRNDSHLRVFLEYEQDLCAKPKGRMDLIGGLVRSMTTTTDEIYLGATVRDVNDFFEQETAFLQEYYSHLKEAVARVDRMTTKHKEVADAHIKLSSCITQLATREQPYTERFLTRTAETFDKCRKIEGRMASDQDLKLADTLRYYMRDAHAAKAVLVRRLRCLAAYEAANRNLEKARAKNKDVHAAEQAQADACARFEQLSARAREELIDFRTRRVAAFKKSLIDLAELEIKHARAQQELFRKSLQVLKECQ comes from the exons atgttgaAGTGCGTGGCATTTAGCGTACCTTTG GACTGTGTAGAAGAGACCAACCACGACCCCCTCTCGGCATCAACCATGTCTGTGCAGTCTCCCGCTGCAGGGGActctgctgagaagaagaaGCCCAGCGAGAATGTTTCTTTGGCCGATAACAGCTTGCTT GTAGACATATCAGATGCTCTCAGCGAAAAGGAGAAAGTCAAGTTCACGGTTCACACGAAGACAACATTGCCGGAGTTCCAGAAAGCTGAGTTTCTGGTTGTCCGGCAGCACGAGGAGTTTGTCTGGCTGCACGACAGATATGAGGAAAATGAACAGTATGCTGGTTATATT AtaccgccggcgccgccgcgtcCGGACTTCGACGCGTCGCGGGAAAAACTGCAGCGGctgggggagggggagggggcgCTCACCCGCGAGGAGTTCCTCAAGATGAAGGAGGAGCTTGAGGA CGAATACCTGGCAACATTCAAGAAGACAGTGGCGATGCACGAAGTGTTCCTCCAGCGGTTGGCGGCTCATCCCGTCTTCAGGAACGACTCTCATCTGCGAGTGTTTCTGGAGTACGAGCAGGATCTTTGCGCGAAGCCTAAAGGGCGTATGGACCTTATTGGAGGACTG GTCCGTTCAATGACGACGACGACTGACGAGATCTACCTCGGTGCGACCGTCCGCGACGTGAACGACTTCTTCGAGCAGGAGACAGCCTTCCTCCAGGAGTATTACTCGCATCTGAAGGAAGCCGTCGCGCGCGTGGACAGAATGACCACCAAGCATAAAG AGGTGGCGGACGCTCACATCAAACTGTCGTCCTGCATCACTCAGCTGGCGACGAGAGAACAGCCGTACACGGAGCGGTTCCTCACAAGAACTGCTGAGACCTTTGACAAGTGCAGG AAGATCGAGGGTCGAATGGCGTCGGATCAAGACTTGAAGCTGGCTGATACGCTACGGTACTATATGCGGGACGCGCACGCTGCCAAAGCTGTATTAGTAAGAAGACTTAG ATGTCTCGCAGCTTATGAGGCGGCCAACAGAAACCTGGAAAAAGCGCGAGCGAAGAACAAAGACGTTCATGCT GCCGAACAAGCGCAGGCAGACGCGTGTGCCCGCTTCGAGCAACTGTCCGCTAGAGCGAGAGAGGAGCTGATAGACTTTCGCACGCGACGCGTCGCCGCCTTCAAGAAAAG CCTCATAGATCTAGCGGAGTTGGAGATAAAGCATGCCCGTGCGCAACAAGAACTCTTCAGGAAATCTCTACAAGTGCTCAAGGAGTGCCAATAG
- the Snx6 gene encoding sorting nexin 6 isoform X4: protein MSVQSPAAGDSAEKKKPSENVSLADNSLLVDISDALSEKEKVKFTVHTKTTLPEFQKAEFLVVRQHEEFVWLHDRYEENEQYAGYIIPPAPPRPDFDASREKLQRLGEGEGALTREEFLKMKEELEDEYLATFKKTVAMHEVFLQRLAAHPVFRNDSHLRVFLEYEQDLCAKPKGRMDLIGGLVRSMTTTTDEIYLGATVRDVNDFFEQETAFLQEYYSHLKEAVARVDRMTTKHKEVADAHIKLSSCITQLATREQPYTERFLTRTAETFDKCRKIEGRMASDQDLKLADTLRYYMRDAHAAKAVLVRRLRCLAAYEAANRNLEKARAKNKDVHAPQEVQEAEQAQADACARFEQLSARAREELIDFRTRRVAAFKKSLIDLAELEIKHARAQQELFRKSLQVLKECQ, encoded by the exons ATGTCTGTGCAGTCTCCCGCTGCAGGGGActctgctgagaagaagaaGCCCAGCGAGAATGTTTCTTTGGCCGATAACAGCTTGCTT GTAGACATATCAGATGCTCTCAGCGAAAAGGAGAAAGTCAAGTTCACGGTTCACACGAAGACAACATTGCCGGAGTTCCAGAAAGCTGAGTTTCTGGTTGTCCGGCAGCACGAGGAGTTTGTCTGGCTGCACGACAGATATGAGGAAAATGAACAGTATGCTGGTTATATT AtaccgccggcgccgccgcgtcCGGACTTCGACGCGTCGCGGGAAAAACTGCAGCGGctgggggagggggagggggcgCTCACCCGCGAGGAGTTCCTCAAGATGAAGGAGGAGCTTGAGGA CGAATACCTGGCAACATTCAAGAAGACAGTGGCGATGCACGAAGTGTTCCTCCAGCGGTTGGCGGCTCATCCCGTCTTCAGGAACGACTCTCATCTGCGAGTGTTTCTGGAGTACGAGCAGGATCTTTGCGCGAAGCCTAAAGGGCGTATGGACCTTATTGGAGGACTG GTCCGTTCAATGACGACGACGACTGACGAGATCTACCTCGGTGCGACCGTCCGCGACGTGAACGACTTCTTCGAGCAGGAGACAGCCTTCCTCCAGGAGTATTACTCGCATCTGAAGGAAGCCGTCGCGCGCGTGGACAGAATGACCACCAAGCATAAAG AGGTGGCGGACGCTCACATCAAACTGTCGTCCTGCATCACTCAGCTGGCGACGAGAGAACAGCCGTACACGGAGCGGTTCCTCACAAGAACTGCTGAGACCTTTGACAAGTGCAGG AAGATCGAGGGTCGAATGGCGTCGGATCAAGACTTGAAGCTGGCTGATACGCTACGGTACTATATGCGGGACGCGCACGCTGCCAAAGCTGTATTAGTAAGAAGACTTAG ATGTCTCGCAGCTTATGAGGCGGCCAACAGAAACCTGGAAAAAGCGCGAGCGAAGAACAAAGACGTTCATGCT CCGCAGGAAGTCCAGGAG GCCGAACAAGCGCAGGCAGACGCGTGTGCCCGCTTCGAGCAACTGTCCGCTAGAGCGAGAGAGGAGCTGATAGACTTTCGCACGCGACGCGTCGCCGCCTTCAAGAAAAG CCTCATAGATCTAGCGGAGTTGGAGATAAAGCATGCCCGTGCGCAACAAGAACTCTTCAGGAAATCTCTACAAGTGCTCAAGGAGTGCCAATAG